Genomic DNA from Nitrosarchaeum koreense MY1:
TATCTCTGGCTCCATCACATAGCATCCAGTATTTACATTTGCAGTGATTTCTGGTTTTTCATTCCATGCAACTACCTTTCCTGTTTTGGTGGTTTCTATTACTCCATATGGTAAATTTGTTTTGTATTCATACAAATTCATTGTTACAAATGATTTTTTTTGTTTATGATGTTTTATCATATTTCGTAAATTGAAATCAAATATGGAATCTCCATACATGCAAACAAAAGTATCGTCAATGAATTCTTCTGCTGTTTTAAGTTGACCTGCGGTTGCTAATGGTTTGTTAGATACCGCATATTCAATATTTACTCCGAAACGTTTGCCATCTTCAAAATAATCTTCAATCGTTTTTCTTAGGTAACTTACACATAACACTATTGATTTTACACCGTTTTTTTGTGTCCATTCTATTAGGTGCTCTAAAATAGGTTTTTCACCCAAAGGAAGCATCGGCTTTGGTAGAAAAGTTGTGTATGGTTGCAATCTTGTACCTAAACCCCCTGCAAGTATTACGGCTTTCATGAATCTATAATTGAGATATGACTATTTATGTTCAAGTATGTATTTCTCTTATAGTTTAAAATTAATTAAATGATCTTGAAACTTTTTCAATAATAGATGCTGGAGTTTTGGCAAAAATAATGATCATTGGTTCTTTACCGAAATCTCCTTTATGATAAATCACATCTGGAGCTGTTTCCAATTTTTTTATTGCGGACCTTATTCCCCACTCTATGGATAATCCTTCTTTAGTCTTAATTTTATTTGGTTCTGAATTTCTATCATAGCTAGAAATAATTAATTTTGTTTTTTTTAATTTTGAAATATTTTCTTCATTATATTTTAAATTAATTGCTGAACGTATTTCTGGAAATTTCTTATTCATAGCAATCAATGCTGTAGCAACATGTTTTGAACCTCCATATTCCAAATCTCCTGCAATCATGACCTTATTCCCAGTTTTAACTATTCTCCCTGCAATTCCTACTACATCTTTAATTGATTTTGGATTTATTTTTGAAAAGACAAAATTTGTTTGGCATTCCGGAATATTTTTATAAATATTTTTGATTCCAATGAATTTGTTAACCCCATTTGATAATTCAATTTGAATATTATCTCTTTTTTTTATTTGTGTAATTTCTATCCCACGTCCAATATTTTTGGCATTTTTTATTGAATTGTACGTGAATTGTTTTGAAAACTTGGCTGATTCTTTTAATAATTTTCCATCTGCTAATGAAACTAGTAGTGCAGATGAATAATTACAACCACTACCATGATTAGTTTTTGGAATTATGTTGCTCGATACAGTGTATTTTGTTTTTTCTTCTAATATGAAATCTGAGATTTTCTTATTTTTTGTTTCTATTCCTGTAATTATGACGCTTTTTGCACCCATCTTTTGAATTTTTAGAGCAGCCTTTAGAAGTGATTTTTTTGAATTTATTTTAATTTGAGATAAGAATTCTGCTTCGAATTTATTTGGTGTAATAACTGTCGCTAATGGAATTAAATATTTTTTAAAATCTTTAATTGCATTTTTTTCTATTAGTAAGCCTCCTGTGGTTGATTTTATTACTGGATCTAATACAATTGGAATCTTTAACTGTTTTAATTCATTATGTATTATTTTTATTATGTCTGAATTGTATACCATTCCAATTTTTATTCCGTCTATTTTAAAATCTGAAATCAATAATTCAAGTTGATTTTTTAATATTTTTTTTGACACCGGTTGAATCATTCCAAAATCAGATGTATTTTGTCCTGTTACTGCGGTAATGACAGTCAACCCATACTCATTTAACATATCGAATGTTTTAACATCGCTTTGTATGCCAGCTCCAGATGATGGATCAGAACCACCTATTGAAAGTAAATTCATTTAGTATTATCTAATTTGATTACACTAATCTGTTTTTCCATTTGATTTTTATTTTTTATATTTTTATGGGCTTGTATTTTTTGTTTAATTTTTTTCTATTATGATAGAGCATTTATAGATCTAATACAATTCTTAATTGTTAATTTGACTGAAAAAATTCCTTTGGTTGATGATACTCCGTCTGAATTGAGATGTACTGTATGTTTGTTACCGATGCAATATCAAAAGAAAATTAACAATGTCTTTCTTTGGCAATGTTTTAAATGTGGCAAAAAATATTTTGTTTCAAACTCTGTTGTTGAGTATAGTATATCTGAAACTTGGAGTTCTGCTAAATGAAAATTGCTATTTGTAGAATTATCATGTAAATGAAAAACCATATGATATTTTTTATTTGAAATTAATCTGTCAAATGGGATGAATGGTTTTACTCTGATGATATCGTGCCTAGTTCCTGTATTTTATCATAATTTTACATTTAACTATGCGATTTGATATTTTTAGATGATATTGCTAATTCATTATGATGTTTGATTAGCGCATTCAAATGAACAAAACTCATCTTTAAAACTTTGAAATTCTTTCCCACAATGTACACATTCTTTTGCCATTCTCATACTATCTATTATCGGTTTAAGCATATAAGATCGATCAATTTTACGTTTATAGTGACAGTGTTATCGAATATTTTTATCGCTTGACACTCATGATTGTTTAAATCAGGCAAAAACGTAGATTATGCATGGGTACTCAAATGACTGCAGCCAGAAGGGGTATTGCTACAGACGAAATGAAAACTGTGGCAAAAGATGAGGATGTCACATTAGAATGGCTTATCCCTAAAATTGCAAATGGTTCTATTATAATTCCTAGTAATAATGTCAGACCTCAAAAAATTCACAATGTTGGAATTGGAAAAGGTCTAAAAACTAAAGTGAATGTAAACATTGGAACTTCTACATTGAATGTCAACCTTGAAGAAGAGATTGAAAAAGCCAAGGTTGCTGTAAAATATCATGCAGACACATTGATGGATTTAAGCGATGGCGGTGATGTCAAAAAAATACGACGGACATTATTAGAAGTTACACCTATCACATTTGGAACAGTACCAATCTATGAGGCATACAACTATGGTATTGAAGTTCATAAAAATCCTTTAAATTTAACTGAAGATGATTTTTTAAACGCATTTGAAAATAACGCAAAAGATGGTGTTGATTATACTACTATCCACTGTGGAATCACAAAAGATATTGCAAAAAAAATTCTAAAAGTCAAAAGATATGGTGGTGTGGTGAGCAAAGGTGGAACAATCACTGCTGCTTGGATGTTGCGACATGATAAAGAAAATCCGTATCTGACTCATTATGATTACCTCATTGAAATTGCTAAAAAATACGATGTTACATTTAGCTTAGGTGATGCATTACGACCTGGCTCTATTCTTGATTCTCATGATGAACTTCAGGTTCAAGAGATGATACACATGTCTCAACTAACAAAACGTGCTCATGAACAAGATGTTCAAGTGATGGTTGAAGGACCAGGACATGTTCCATTAAATGAAGTTGCTACCAATGTCCGGTTAGCCAAATCTTTGATAGGTGACGTTCCTTACTATGTATTAGGTCCTTTGGTAACGGATGTTGCTTCAGGGCATGATCATATTGCAAGTGCTATTGGTGCTGCAGTTTCTGCAAGTGAAGGTGTTGATCTATTGTGTTATCTTACTCCTTCTGAACATCTTGCATTGCCTAATGCTGACGAAGTAAAGGCCGGTCTAATTGCATATAGAATTGCAGCACATGCAGCTGATTTGGTGAAACTTCGAGATAAGGCAATAAAATGGGATATGGCAATGACTGAAGCTCGTCGAACATTGGATTGGGAAAAACAAATTGCGTTATCTATTGATCCTGAAGAGGCAGCTAAGATTCATGGTAGAACTGGACAACGTCCAGGAAACAATGTTCCTTGTACAATGTGTGGTGGAGCATGTGTCTATGTTATGCTACCTCAACAAAGAAAATATGATAAAGAAAAATTACAACAGATTTAGTAATACTTTTTCAAGACTGGGAACTGAATTATACTTTTTTAATTCATCCATTGTTATCCACAAATATTCTGAATTTTCCCAATTTAGTTTTATTTCTGGATTTTTTGCTTCAAATAAAAATGGAAATATTTCCCACTCATGATTTTCATATTGCGGTGAATTTACTCTAAGTTTTTTTGCAGATTTTATTAATTTTATTTTGTCTTCTGCAATCCCAGTTTCTTCAAAAATCTCTATTTTTGCTCGTGTTAAAGGAGTTTCATTTTTTTCAATGATACCGCTAATTCCTGCCCACAATCCTTTCATAGTTTTTACTTTATCGCTTCTTTTTAGAATGAGTATTTTTTGCTCATCTTTAATAAAAGATGTAACAATTTTGGTTACACGCATTTTTCTTATTTTTCAACTGCGTGTACCATTTTTGTCAATTTTTTATAAGAATCCTCCAAGTTTGTATTTGCAGAGAGTTTCTCTTGACAATTTTTAATGTAATCTATTACTTCTTCCGTCTTTGATTCTTGCACTGCTGTCAGTAGTCTGCCTATATCTTTCCAAAGTTCTTCTGCAACTCTTCTAATTTCAGGATTTGCGATAATCGTTTCAATTAATTCTGGAGATTCTGTCATTATACTTTCAGCAAGTATTTTTTGAACTCTGAATGTAGTTCCTGACATTTTTTCAGTTAATGACATCTTTTCATCTTTTGAAATGATATTTGCAAATACAAGATTCATCAAATGTGTTAATCCTAAAATAACTGCAATTTTTTTATCATGCTCAACTGCATCAATTGTTACAAAATTTGCACCATCAAAAAGTTCTTTTACAACTGTCAATTCTTTTTTTGCATCTTTTATTGGAACTGAAATTATGTTTTGTCCTTTGATTGATTTTGCTCCAGGACCAAACATGGGATGAATGCATATGGGATTAATTTTTGCAGGCATTTTTGATAATGACGCTACTACTTTGGATTTTTCTGATGATATTTCAATTAGATATGTTCCTCTTTTCATCTCTTTTGCAATTAATCTGATTATTTCTGGTGTTCTTCTTGTTGGAGTGCACAACACAACATAATCTGCTTTTAAAATACCTCCTACCAGAGAATCTGATTGGATTATTCCTTTTCCTTGTATTTTGTTTTCACTATCATAACCAGTAACTTCAAAGTCATTTGCTAGAAAATATTTTGCAAACCATTGCCCCATTTGACCTCCAACTCCAATTATTGTAATTTTCTTCTTCATTGCTTATCTCTCAACATATTACCAAGTATATTCATTCCCTCCATTAGTATTTTTTCGTCTTGACATGCCGATAATCTAATGAAATTCTTGAATTCTCCAAAACCCTCTCCAGGTGCAACAGCTAATCCTTTTTCTAAAAGATTGTTTGCAAATTGTACTCCGCTAAAACCCTCTTGATTGATGCGAGCAAATAGATACATTGCTCC
This window encodes:
- a CDS encoding NUDIX domain-containing protein, with the protein product MRVTKIVTSFIKDEQKILILKRSDKVKTMKGLWAGISGIIEKNETPLTRAKIEIFEETGIAEDKIKLIKSAKKLRVNSPQYENHEWEIFPFLFEAKNPEIKLNWENSEYLWITMDELKKYNSVPSLEKVLLNLL
- a CDS encoding prephenate dehydrogenase → MKKKITIIGVGGQMGQWFAKYFLANDFEVTGYDSENKIQGKGIIQSDSLVGGILKADYVVLCTPTRRTPEIIRLIAKEMKRGTYLIEISSEKSKVVASLSKMPAKINPICIHPMFGPGAKSIKGQNIISVPIKDAKKELTVVKELFDGANFVTIDAVEHDKKIAVILGLTHLMNLVFANIISKDEKMSLTEKMSGTTFRVQKILAESIMTESPELIETIIANPEIRRVAEELWKDIGRLLTAVQESKTEEVIDYIKNCQEKLSANTNLEDSYKKLTKMVHAVEK
- the thiC gene encoding phosphomethylpyrimidine synthase ThiC encodes the protein MGTQMTAARRGIATDEMKTVAKDEDVTLEWLIPKIANGSIIIPSNNVRPQKIHNVGIGKGLKTKVNVNIGTSTLNVNLEEEIEKAKVAVKYHADTLMDLSDGGDVKKIRRTLLEVTPITFGTVPIYEAYNYGIEVHKNPLNLTEDDFLNAFENNAKDGVDYTTIHCGITKDIAKKILKVKRYGGVVSKGGTITAAWMLRHDKENPYLTHYDYLIEIAKKYDVTFSLGDALRPGSILDSHDELQVQEMIHMSQLTKRAHEQDVQVMVEGPGHVPLNEVATNVRLAKSLIGDVPYYVLGPLVTDVASGHDHIASAIGAAVSASEGVDLLCYLTPSEHLALPNADEVKAGLIAYRIAAHAADLVKLRDKAIKWDMAMTEARRTLDWEKQIALSIDPEEAAKIHGRTGQRPGNNVPCTMCGGACVYVMLPQQRKYDKEKLQQI
- a CDS encoding nucleotidyltransferase family protein, whose product is MKAVILAGGLGTRLQPYTTFLPKPMLPLGEKPILEHLIEWTQKNGVKSIVLCVSYLRKTIEDYFEDGKRFGVNIEYAVSNKPLATAGQLKTAEEFIDDTFVCMYGDSIFDFNLRNMIKHHKQKKSFVTMNLYEYKTNLPYGVIETTKTGKVVAWNEKPEITANVNTGCYVMEPEIMELIPKNVPYGMDDVIRKAMAKNKLVSSVVSKKGFLDIGNKTTYRKANQEYLQKLGKI
- the thiD gene encoding bifunctional hydroxymethylpyrimidine kinase/phosphomethylpyrimidine kinase; this encodes MNLLSIGGSDPSSGAGIQSDVKTFDMLNEYGLTVITAVTGQNTSDFGMIQPVSKKILKNQLELLISDFKIDGIKIGMVYNSDIIKIIHNELKQLKIPIVLDPVIKSTTGGLLIEKNAIKDFKKYLIPLATVITPNKFEAEFLSQIKINSKKSLLKAALKIQKMGAKSVIITGIETKNKKISDFILEEKTKYTVSSNIIPKTNHGSGCNYSSALLVSLADGKLLKESAKFSKQFTYNSIKNAKNIGRGIEITQIKKRDNIQIELSNGVNKFIGIKNIYKNIPECQTNFVFSKINPKSIKDVVGIAGRIVKTGNKVMIAGDLEYGGSKHVATALIAMNKKFPEIRSAINLKYNEENISKLKKTKLIISSYDRNSEPNKIKTKEGLSIEWGIRSAIKKLETAPDVIYHKGDFGKEPMIIIFAKTPASIIEKVSRSFN